From one Nothobranchius furzeri strain GRZ-AD chromosome 2, NfurGRZ-RIMD1, whole genome shotgun sequence genomic stretch:
- the glrx5 gene encoding glutaredoxin-related protein 5, mitochondrial: MNSLIRSTARCLRSGAAVCVPRQADGRVWSASVRFLCAAADLQKDLGEMVKKDKVVVFIKGTPAQPMCGFSNAVVQILRMHGVDNYAAYNVLEDQDLREGVKVFSNWPTIPQVYFNGEFVGGCDILLQMHQNGDLVDELKKLGIRSALLDAEKESK; this comes from the exons ATGAACAGTTTAATTAGATCTACTGCCAGGTGTCTCCGCTCGGGCGCGGCGGTCTGTGTGCCTAGGCAAGCGGATGGACGCGTGTGGTCGGCCTCGGTCAGGTTTCTGTGCGCGGCGGCGGACCTCCAGAAGGACCTTGGTGAAATGGTGAAGAAGGACAAAGTGGTGGTGTTTATCAAAGGGACGCCAGCCCAGCCCATGTGTGGCTTCAGCAACGCGGTGGTTCAGATCCTCCGGATGCACGGAGTGGACAACTATGCTGCTTACAACGTTCTGGAGGACCAGGACCTACGAGAAG GGGTCAAAGTCTTCTCCAACTGGCCCACTATCCCCCAGGTTTACTTCAACGGTGAGTTTGTGGGAGGCTGTGACATCCTGCTGCAGATGCACCAGAACGGAGACCTGGTGGATGAGCTGAAGAAGCTCGGCATCCGCTCGGCGCTGCTGGACGCGGAGAAGGAATCCAAGTAA
- the prkrip1 gene encoding PRKR-interacting protein 1 homolog, which translates to MAAYTQKNNKPGKPGGKPGGKEAQPLIIAKTPADEQRLKLERLMRNPDKPAPIPDRAKEWNPRAPPEFVRDVMGSSAGAGSGEFHVYRHLRRREYQRQDFLDKVAAKQDKDKEYLQKVELNKKAAEERTAKRRNKREKLKQKKLLAKKAKQEEKNQQEAEENSESSEEDKKEEKEEEEGDDDAEVPSFIMGRK; encoded by the coding sequence ATGGCGGCCTACACGCAGAAAAATAACAAGCCAGGGAAGCCCGGAGGAAAACCTGGAGGAAAAGAGGCGCAGCCTCTAATAATAGCTAAAACTCCGGCAGATGAACAGCGTTTAAAGTTGGAGCGGTTGATGCGAAACCCCGACAAGCCTGCTCCCATCCCGGACCGAGCCAAGGAGTGGAACCCGCGGGCTCCGCCGGAGTTCGTCCGGGATGTCATGGGCTCCAGCGCCGGCGCAGGCAGCGGGGAGTTCCATGTCTATCGGCACCTCCGCCGCAGAGAGTACCAGAGGCAGGACTTCCTGGATAAAGTTGCCGCGAAGCAAGACAAGGACAAGGAGTACCTCCAAAAAGTGGAGCTAAACAAGAAGGCGGCAGAGGAGCGGACGGCGAAGCGGAGGAACAAGCGGGAAAAGCTGAAGCAGAAGAAACTGTTGGCGAAGAAGGCTAAACAGGAGGAGaaaaaccagcaggaggcagaggAGAACTCCGAGAGCAGCGAGGAGGACAAGAAGGAGgagaaagaagaggaagagggagaTGATGATGCCGAGGTTCCCAGCTTCATCATGGGGAGGAAATGA